A single region of the Drosophila miranda strain MSH22 chromosome 2, D.miranda_PacBio2.1, whole genome shotgun sequence genome encodes:
- the LOC108157613 gene encoding mpv17-like protein isoform X2 has product MFRHIINLTNKYKVLRGMISYGTLWPCGCLIEQTLIEKKTFRTYDWMKCVRFSLFGFFFMGPTIYVWIRLAGVMWPRTDIKSSLCKAITEQTAYDPMAISSFLFFMTLMEGNSYAQARQEVSDKFLDAYKVGVIYWPCVQTVNFAFVPARNQVVFTSFFSMCWTTFLAYVKFLHLHPTVDVDHHAVDIHFLEM; this is encoded by the exons ATGTTTCGACACATAATAAACTTGACAAACAAATATAAAGTCCTCAGGGGCATGATATCGTATGGGACGCTTTGGCCCTGCGGCTGTCTTATCGAGCAGACGCTGATCGAGAAAAAGACATTCCGAACGTACGACTGGATGAAGTGTGTCAG GTTCAGTTTATTCGGCTTCTTCTTTATGGGCCCCACAATATATGTGTGGATCCGATTGGCAGGGGTTATGTGGCCACGCACGGATATTAAGTCATCGCTGTGCAAGGCGATCACCGAGCAGACCGCCTACGATCCGATGGCCATCAGCTCGTTTCTCTTCTTCATGACGCTGATGGAGGGCAACTCATATGCCCAGGCCAGGCAGGAG GTTAGCGATAAATTCCTGGACGCCTATAAGGTGGGCGTTATTTATTGGCCCTGCGTGCAGACGGTGAACTTTGCCTTTGTCCCGGCCCGGAACCAGGTCGTGTTCACCTCGTTCTTCAGCATGTGCTGGACCACGTTCCTGGCCTACGTCAAGTTCCTGCATCTGCATCCCACCGTCGACGTGGACCACCATGCCGTGGACATACACTTCCTAGAGATGTGA
- the LOC108157613 gene encoding uncharacterized protein LOC108157613 isoform X1 — translation MFKSKSFDLVSEDKTRRAERLYQPRRMRWLKYIVLPAVFGFILLLILCNVDFSYDDDDDDADDALSSASVDSHQWWRLVEEEGLIVVNELEQIYNQSECPAETALFVSGYKFPNGSLDGDFLSGSFRLQSLEIADCELRRIVDGTFDQSKQRGLMTLQLRNTQLQSLTAAAFRGLQQLQNFTLINEEESFEAEGFLAPLASTLLSARIHQRYSDRVSYSVSDFFGGQNFTQLKWLDLSGTNLGELLVWDSFGCLPALERLILVDCGISQVEWNTFPNCFSSLRYLDLSGNPLETISGNFLAPIEEQGIELEQTGSTAMMDSDYEQDMAYTEVYSTAQIMPFTQEIQPFVPGVRTTPAVSTTILETDSPTWTTETTTTTTTTSAPLGCLEELCEILNCTDLEGRSNETRLTYNASLQFKDLSNAVVQVRLSHLQSLQWQLVYFSTASLSGSVEQENTEESTEDNGDIVVAVPNLDCGTPFVFCVVMAGENVTSPLNCRSHKTLNCVKYYTQSWFEANSGLIIGLGIAGILICVALGMLIVYVALRLQPTWLRGSRRLVRPLRDSNTMFLVPKGCQQEEYGYQGDPSSKNDNYDYVAFHRYLEQANLYRTESNKYISPPRERAPSVPPSSEATANKNYVYESFELYEELPPHVP, via the exons ATGTTCAAGTCCAAGTCCTTTGATCTGGTCAGTGAGGATAAGACGAGGCGGGCAGAGCGGCTCTACCAGCCGCGACGGATGCGCTGGCTAAAGTACATCGTCCTGCCCGCCGTCTTTGGGTTTATTCTTCTGCTGATCCTCTGCAACGTGGACTTCTCctacgacgatgacgatgacgatgcgGATGATGCCTTATCCTCGGCCTCGGTGGACAGTCATCAGTGGTGGCGGTTGGTCGAGGAGGAAGGTTTGATTGTGGTCAACGAGCTGGAGCAGATATATAACCAGAGCGAGTGTCCAGCCGAAACTGCGCTTTTTGTGTCTGGATACAAGTTTCCGAACGGCAGCCTGGACGGGGACTTCCTGAGTGGCAGCTTCCGGCTGCAGAGCCTGGAGATAGCCGACTGTGAGTTGAGACGCATAGTAGACGGCACCTTCGACCAGAGCAAGCAGCGCGGCCTGATGACCCTGCAACTGAGGAACACCCAGCTCCAATCACTGACTGCAGCTGCCTTTCGGGGACTCCAGCAGCTTCAGAACTTTACGCTGATCAACGAGGAGGAGTCCTTTGAGGCGGAGGGCTTTTTAGCGCCACTTGCGAGTACCCTGCTCAGCGCTAGGATCCATCAGAGGTACTCGGACAGAGTCTCCTACTCAGTCAGTGACTTCTTTGGAGGCCAGAATTTCACTCAGTTGAAGTGGCTCGACCTGAGCGGCACTAACCTCGGGGAGCTCCTCGTCTGGGATTCTTTCGGCTGTCTGCCCGCCCTGGAGCGACTCATTTTGGTGGATTGTGGTATTAGCCAAGTAGAGTGGAACACATTTCCCAATTGTTTCAGTTCGTTGCGATACTTGGACCTGAGTGGGAACCCACTAGAGACAATCAGTGGCAACTTTCTGGCACCCATAGAGGAGCAAGGCATTGAATTGGAACAGACTGGCAGTACCGCGATGATGGACTCGGATTATGAGCAGGACATGGCCTATACGGAAGTCTATAGCACAGCCCAAATCATGCCCTTCACTCAAGAGATACAACCCTTTGTTCCTGGTGTTCGTACCACGCCCGCCGTTTCAACAACAATTTTAGAGACTGATAGCCCGACATGGACAACGgaaacgacaacgacaacgacaacgacttCGGCACCTTTGGGTTGTCTGGAAGAATTATGCGAAATTCTCAACTGCACCGATCTCGAGGGACGGTCCAACGAAACGCGGTTGACCTACAATGCATCTCTTCAGTTCAAGGATCTAAGTAACGCTGTGGTGCAGGTCAGGCTCTCCCACTTGCAGTCGCTTCAGTGGCAGCTGGTGTACTTCTCCACAGCCTCATTGAGTGGCTCTGTGGAGCAGGAGAACACCGAAGAGAGCACGGAGGACAATGGAGATATTGTGGTGGCGGTCCCAAACCTGGACTGCGGCACCCCATTCGTCTTCTGCGTGGTGATGGCGGGAGAGAATGTCACCTCTCCACTGAACTGTCGCTCGCACAAGACCCTGAACTGTGTGAAATACTACACGCAGTCCTGGTTCGAGGCAAACAGCGGCCTGATCATAGGTCTGGGAATAGCGGGCATTCTCATCTGTGTGGCCTTGGGCATGCTGATCGTCTACGTGGCCCTGCGACTGCAGCCGACGTGGCTAAGGGGTAGCCGCAGATTGGTCCGTCCTCTGAGGGACTCGAACACGATGTTTCTGGTGCCGAAGGGATGCCAGCAGGAGGAATACGGCTACCAGGG AGATCCCTCCTCTAAGAACGACAATTACGACTACGTCGCCTTCCACCGCTACCTGGAGCAAGCGAATCTCTATCGAACGGAATCGAATAAGTATATTTCCCCGCCCCGGGAGCGGGCTCCGTCCGTGCCCCCCTCCAGCGAGGCAACCGCCAACAAGAACTATGTCTACGAGAGCTTTGAATTGTACGAGGAGCTGCCTCCACACGTCCCTTGA
- the LOC108157828 gene encoding uncharacterized protein LOC108157828: MHEVTLLNNLECFKAISMQMLVKAALNEIMKAEKFLKVLLLVFLAMSWTVSGARRRLRRAHYRYRPSKIMKSIHHHKQNQMWPNCTGMSRDLAPLVKSAIIGQLSKKLLQKCGFEEKLPQLDEWRETLDKQLDDHSVIGVIDWFYDEVQILPVTDDPPYLEVSHIDDNEGPPAPEQCHDYREYVQIVEELGVNDDDWTF; this comes from the exons ATGCATGAAGTCACACTGCTAAATAATTTGGAATGCTTCAAAGCTATATCGATGCAGATGTTAGTCAAAGCTGCGTTAAACGAGATCATG AAAGCGGAAAAGTTCTTGAAAGTCCTCTTACTCGTCTTTCTTGCCATGTCCTggaccgtcagcggagcacgtAGACGCCTTCGTCGGGCACATTACAGATACCGTCCGTCAAAAATCATGAAATCCATTCATCATCACAAGCAAAACCAAATGTGGCCCAACTGCACTGGAATGTCCCGCGACCTGGCGCCCCTAGTGAAGTCCGCCATCATCGGACAACTGAGCAAGAAGCTTTTGCAGAAGTGCGGCTTTGAGGAGAAACTTCCGCAGCTGGATGAGTGGCGGGAAACACTAGACAAGCAGCTAGACGACCACTCGGTCATCGGCGTCATTGATTGGTTCTACGATGAGGTCCAGATTCTGCCAGTCACTGACGATCCTCCTTACTTGGAGGTATCCCATATTGATGACAACGAAGGTCCGCCAGCTCCCGAACAATGTCACGACTACAGGGAATATGTGCAGATCGTGGAAGAGCTTGGCGTTAACGATGACGATTGGACCTTTTAA